The following are encoded together in the Nocardioides okcheonensis genome:
- the leuA gene encoding 2-isopropylmalate synthase gives MTNLSNTANSQGASPMPFGRYTPFVPVDVPDRTWPTKKVEKAPRWLSTDLRDGNQALIDPMTPARKLTMFELLVSMGYKEIEVGFPSASQTDFDFVRKLVEEDRIPDDVQISVLTQAREDLIERTVDSLVGAPRATVHLYNATAPLFQRVVFHVTPDECRNIAVRGTEMVMKYAEERLGAIVGTEDFGYQYSPEIFTQSDTDFALSVCEAVSDVWQPEAGREIILNLPATVEMSTPNTYADQIEYFGRGLTRREHSAISLHPHNDRGTAVAATELALMAGADRVEGCLFGHGERTGNVDLVTLGMNLFSQGIDPQVDFSDIDEVRRTVEYCTGLPVHPRHPYAGDLVYTAFSGSHQDAIKKGLEDLERRAADQGIDVRDIAWEAPYLPIDPKDVGRTYEAVIRVNSQSGKGGVAYVLKSEHKLDLPRRAQIEFSRVVQQHTDTEGGEITPEEIWSVFRAEYLDREVPLQLDSVHTSSAAGEKDQLTVGVHVDGERRELTGEGNGPIAAFVDAIAEVGHDVRVLDYAEHALSAGGDAIAAAYVECAVGDKVVWGVGLDANIVTASLKAVVSAVNRA, from the coding sequence ATGACCAACCTGAGCAACACCGCCAACAGCCAGGGCGCGAGCCCGATGCCGTTCGGCCGCTACACGCCGTTCGTGCCCGTCGACGTGCCGGACCGCACGTGGCCGACGAAGAAGGTCGAGAAGGCGCCGCGCTGGCTGTCCACCGACCTGCGCGACGGCAACCAGGCGCTCATCGACCCGATGACGCCGGCCCGCAAGCTCACCATGTTCGAGCTGCTCGTCTCGATGGGCTACAAGGAGATCGAGGTCGGCTTCCCGAGCGCCAGCCAGACCGACTTCGACTTCGTGCGCAAGCTCGTCGAGGAGGACCGGATCCCCGACGACGTGCAGATCTCGGTGCTGACCCAGGCCCGTGAGGACCTCATCGAGCGCACGGTCGACTCGCTGGTCGGCGCGCCCCGCGCGACCGTCCACCTCTACAACGCCACCGCGCCGCTGTTCCAGCGCGTGGTCTTCCACGTCACCCCGGACGAGTGCCGCAACATCGCCGTGCGCGGCACCGAGATGGTGATGAAGTACGCCGAGGAGCGGCTCGGGGCGATCGTCGGGACCGAGGACTTCGGCTACCAGTACAGCCCCGAGATCTTCACGCAGTCCGACACCGACTTCGCGCTCAGCGTCTGCGAGGCCGTCTCCGACGTGTGGCAGCCGGAGGCCGGCCGCGAGATCATCCTCAACCTGCCGGCGACGGTCGAGATGTCGACCCCGAACACCTACGCCGACCAGATCGAGTACTTCGGCCGCGGCCTCACCCGGCGCGAGCACTCCGCGATCAGCCTGCACCCCCACAACGACCGCGGCACCGCCGTCGCCGCGACCGAGCTCGCGCTGATGGCCGGCGCGGACCGCGTCGAGGGCTGCCTGTTCGGCCACGGCGAGCGCACCGGCAACGTCGACCTGGTCACGCTGGGCATGAACCTGTTCAGCCAGGGCATCGACCCGCAGGTCGACTTCAGCGACATCGACGAGGTGCGCCGCACCGTGGAGTACTGCACCGGCCTGCCGGTCCACCCGCGCCACCCCTACGCCGGCGACCTCGTCTACACGGCGTTCTCCGGCTCCCACCAGGACGCCATCAAGAAGGGCCTGGAGGACCTCGAGCGGCGCGCGGCCGACCAGGGCATCGACGTGCGCGACATCGCCTGGGAGGCCCCCTACCTGCCGATCGACCCCAAGGACGTCGGCCGCACGTACGAGGCCGTCATCCGGGTCAACAGCCAGTCCGGCAAGGGCGGCGTGGCCTACGTGCTGAAGTCCGAGCACAAGCTCGACCTGCCGCGCCGCGCGCAGATCGAGTTCAGCAGGGTCGTGCAGCAGCACACCGACACCGAGGGCGGCGAGATCACGCCCGAGGAGATCTGGTCGGTCTTCCGTGCCGAGTACCTCGACCGCGAGGTGCCGCTCCAGCTCGACTCCGTGCACACCTCCAGCGCCGCGGGGGAGAAGGACCAGCTGACCGTCGGCGTCCACGTCGACGGCGAGCGGCGCGAGCTCACCGGGGAGGGCAACGGACCGATCGCGGCGTTCGTCGACGCCATCGCCGAGGTGGGCCACGACGTGCGGGTCCTCGACTACGCCGAGCACGCGCTGTCGGCCGGTGGCGACGCGATCGCGGCCGCCTACGTCGAGTGCGCGGTGGGCGACAAGGTGGTGTGGGGCGTCGGCCTCGACGCCAACATCGTCACCGCCTCCCTCAAGGCCGTCGTCAGCGCCGTCAACCGCGCCTGA
- a CDS encoding ferredoxin reductase family protein: protein MTTLDAARVPHPAPVRATRAHADRLVRTASTALLGCALLLVTTWWASDGGVTALGAWSTALTSVGQWTGLVASVLLLVQVLLMARLPLLEASWGQDRLVHLHRWVGFSSFTLMLAHIVLVTWGYAAGRLLETPGMLWQLVVDSPGMLLAAAGTVALVMVVVTSLRAARRRLRYESWHLMHLYAYLGVGLALPHQLWTGASFTSSPGRTLFWWSAWGTTAAAVLVWRVLLPLVRTLRHELVVAGVVHEAPDVVTVHLTGRHLHRMRVSPGQYFNWRFLDREGWTRANPYSISAAPDGRHLRVTIKHAGDGSSAASRLVPGSRVAVEGPYGRLTPRVRTRRKVALIGAGVGITPLRSLAEGMDYGPGEAVLLHRWTSEPLFAGELAHLAATRGLQVVDLPGRRRHPESWLGDAPLVDDTTLLHGWVPDLAERDVWVCGPAPWADAVRRSCLALGVPARRIHVESFGW from the coding sequence ATGACAACCCTCGACGCCGCCCGGGTCCCGCACCCGGCCCCCGTGCGGGCCACCCGGGCGCATGCCGACCGGCTGGTGCGGACCGCGTCCACGGCGCTGCTCGGATGCGCCCTCCTGCTCGTGACCACCTGGTGGGCCTCCGACGGCGGGGTCACGGCGCTCGGTGCCTGGTCGACCGCGCTCACGTCGGTGGGCCAGTGGACCGGGCTCGTGGCGTCCGTCCTCCTGCTGGTCCAGGTGCTGCTGATGGCGCGCCTGCCGCTGCTGGAGGCGTCGTGGGGCCAGGACCGGCTGGTGCACCTGCACCGCTGGGTCGGGTTCTCCTCCTTCACCCTGATGCTCGCGCACATCGTGCTCGTCACCTGGGGCTACGCCGCCGGCCGGCTCCTCGAGACGCCCGGCATGCTGTGGCAGCTGGTGGTGGACAGCCCCGGGATGCTGCTGGCGGCCGCCGGCACCGTCGCGCTGGTGATGGTGGTCGTCACCAGCCTGCGCGCCGCCCGCCGCCGGCTGCGCTACGAGTCGTGGCACCTGATGCACCTCTACGCCTACCTCGGCGTCGGCCTGGCCCTGCCGCACCAGCTGTGGACCGGCGCCAGCTTCACCTCCTCACCCGGCCGTACGCTCTTCTGGTGGTCCGCATGGGGGACCACCGCCGCGGCGGTGCTGGTGTGGCGGGTGCTGCTGCCGCTGGTCCGCACGCTGCGCCACGAGCTCGTCGTCGCCGGGGTGGTCCACGAGGCGCCGGACGTGGTCACGGTGCACCTCACCGGGCGCCACCTGCACCGGATGCGGGTCTCGCCGGGGCAGTACTTCAACTGGCGCTTCCTCGACCGCGAGGGCTGGACCCGCGCCAACCCGTACTCGATCTCCGCGGCGCCCGACGGCCGCCACCTCCGGGTCACCATCAAGCACGCCGGCGACGGCAGCAGCGCGGCCTCGCGCCTGGTGCCCGGCAGCAGGGTGGCCGTCGAGGGCCCGTACGGCCGCCTCACGCCGCGGGTGCGGACCCGCCGCAAGGTCGCGCTCATCGGCGCCGGCGTCGGCATCACGCCGCTTCGCTCGCTGGCGGAGGGGATGGACTACGGGCCGGGCGAGGCGGTGCTGCTGCACCGCTGGACCAGCGAGCCGCTGTTCGCCGGCGAGCTGGCCCACCTCGCCGCCACCCGCGGGCTGCAGGTCGTCGACCTCCCCGGACGCCGCCGGCACCCCGAGTCGTGGCTCGGCGACGCACCCCTCGTCGACGACACGACGCTGCTGCACGGCTGGGTGCCCGACCTCGCCGAGCGCGACGTGTGGGTCTGCGGCCCGGCCCCGTGGGCCGACGCCGTGCGGCGCAGCTGCCTAGCGCTGGGCGTCCCCGCCCGGCGCATCCACGTCGAGAGCTTCGGGTGGTGA